In Amycolatopsis solani, a single window of DNA contains:
- the glgC gene encoding glucose-1-phosphate adenylyltransferase — protein sequence MNLGADVLGIVLAGGEGKRLMPLTADRAKPAVPFGGVHRLVDFVLSNLVHGGFRRLCVLTQYKSHSLDRHISTTWRLSSLTGEYVTPVPAQQRLGPRWYQGSADAIHQSLNLVYDEDPDYIAVFGADNIYRMDPRQMLDAHIASGAGVTVAGIRVPRKEASSFGVIRTTDGLMIDAFMEKPDDPPGLPDSPEESYVSMGNYIFTTKVMLEALHADAENAASHHDMGRDIIPALVKSGEAAVYNFNGNVVPGETERDHGYWRDVGTIDSYYDAHTDLISTHPIFNLYNRKWPILAHPGQRAAAKFVEGGSANQSIVSNGCIISGAQVVDSVLSPDVLVEQGAVVQGSVLLDGARVGRGAVVRRAILDKNVVVPPGAHIGVDLARDRGHYHVSEGGIVVLGKGERAI from the coding sequence GTGAATCTTGGAGCCGACGTGCTGGGCATCGTGCTCGCGGGTGGCGAGGGCAAGCGGCTGATGCCGCTCACCGCCGACCGCGCCAAACCCGCCGTGCCCTTCGGGGGCGTGCACCGGCTGGTCGACTTCGTGCTGTCGAACCTGGTGCACGGCGGCTTCCGGCGGCTGTGCGTGCTGACGCAGTACAAGTCGCACTCGCTCGACCGGCACATCTCGACGACGTGGCGCCTCTCGTCGCTCACCGGCGAGTACGTCACGCCGGTGCCGGCCCAGCAGCGGCTCGGGCCGCGCTGGTACCAGGGCAGCGCCGACGCCATCCACCAGAGCCTCAACCTGGTCTACGACGAGGACCCCGACTACATCGCGGTGTTCGGCGCGGACAACATCTACCGGATGGACCCCCGGCAGATGCTGGACGCCCACATCGCGTCGGGCGCCGGCGTCACGGTGGCCGGGATCCGCGTCCCGCGGAAGGAGGCGAGCTCGTTCGGCGTCATCCGCACCACCGACGGGCTGATGATCGACGCGTTCATGGAGAAGCCCGACGACCCGCCGGGCCTGCCGGACTCCCCCGAGGAGTCGTACGTGTCGATGGGCAACTACATCTTCACGACCAAGGTGATGCTGGAAGCACTGCACGCGGACGCCGAGAACGCGGCCTCGCACCACGACATGGGCCGCGACATCATCCCGGCGCTGGTCAAGTCGGGCGAAGCGGCGGTCTACAACTTCAACGGCAACGTCGTGCCCGGCGAGACCGAACGCGACCACGGCTACTGGCGCGACGTCGGGACGATCGACAGCTACTACGACGCGCACACCGACCTGATCTCCACGCACCCGATCTTCAACCTCTACAACCGGAAGTGGCCGATCCTCGCCCACCCGGGCCAGCGCGCGGCGGCGAAGTTCGTCGAAGGCGGCTCGGCGAACCAGTCGATCGTCAGCAACGGCTGCATCATCTCCGGGGCCCAGGTCGTGGATTCGGTGCTCTCCCCCGACGTGCTCGTCGAGCAGGGCGCGGTGGTGCAGGGTTCGGTGCTGCTCGACGGCGCCCGCGTCGGCCGCGGCGCGGTGGTGCGGCGGGCGATCCTGGACAAGAACGTGGTGGTCCCGCCCGGCGCGCACATCGGCGTCGACCTGGCCCGCGACCGCGGGCACTACCACGTCAGCGAAGGCGGCATCGTCGTGCTCGGCAAGGGGGAACGGGCGATCTGA
- a CDS encoding NADPH:quinone reductase, whose translation MKAVVYRRHGGPEVLTPTERAVPEPGPGEVRVRIVVSAVNPTDWKARAGLRAEPGADVPETVPNQDGAGVVDAVGPDVTGFAPGDRVWVVIAGAYGPGSGTAQEYTVLPASKLVRLPDGAGFDEGAGLGIPALTAHRALTVAEDGPTRLAPGALDGRTVLVSGGAGAVGNATIQLARWAGATVIATVSSDEKAALARAAGAHHVLRYPDPELGARIREVAPDGVDLVVEVAAGVNAKLHTEVLRPRGTVAMYGDDRGTGALTLDFGANLWLNARYQFLVLYTVGEDKLKAGTEDVTAALADGALRVGAERGVPVHRFALSDTAKAHAASEDGVTGKVLIDVTPA comes from the coding sequence ATGAAAGCAGTCGTCTACCGCCGCCACGGCGGACCCGAGGTGCTGACGCCGACCGAGCGGGCCGTGCCGGAGCCGGGTCCCGGCGAAGTCCGCGTCCGGATCGTGGTGTCCGCTGTCAACCCCACCGACTGGAAGGCCCGCGCCGGCCTCCGCGCCGAACCGGGCGCCGACGTCCCCGAAACGGTGCCCAACCAGGACGGCGCCGGCGTGGTCGACGCGGTCGGCCCGGACGTCACCGGCTTCGCCCCGGGCGACCGCGTGTGGGTGGTCATCGCCGGCGCGTACGGGCCCGGGTCGGGTACCGCGCAGGAGTACACGGTGCTGCCGGCGTCCAAGCTCGTCCGGTTGCCCGACGGCGCCGGCTTCGACGAAGGCGCCGGGCTCGGCATCCCGGCGCTGACCGCGCACCGGGCGCTCACCGTCGCCGAAGACGGGCCGACCCGCCTCGCCCCCGGCGCCCTCGACGGCCGCACGGTGCTGGTCAGCGGCGGCGCGGGCGCGGTCGGCAACGCGACGATCCAGCTCGCCCGCTGGGCCGGGGCGACGGTGATCGCGACGGTCAGCAGCGACGAGAAGGCCGCCCTCGCCCGCGCGGCCGGCGCCCACCACGTCCTGCGCTACCCCGACCCGGAGTTGGGCGCGCGGATCCGCGAGGTCGCCCCCGACGGCGTCGACCTGGTGGTCGAGGTCGCGGCCGGGGTCAACGCGAAGCTGCACACGGAGGTCCTGCGCCCGCGCGGCACGGTCGCGATGTACGGCGACGACCGCGGCACGGGGGCGCTGACCCTCGACTTCGGGGCCAACCTGTGGCTGAACGCGCGGTACCAGTTCCTGGTGCTGTACACGGTGGGCGAGGACAAGCTGAAGGCCGGCACGGAGGACGTCACGGCGGCGCTGGCCGACGGGGCCCTGCGGGTGGGTGCCGAGCGGGGTGTGCCGGTCCACCGGTTCGCCCTTTCCGACACGGCGAAGGCCCACGCGGCTTCCGAGGACGGCGTCACGGGGAAGGTGCTGATCGACGTCACCCCGGCCTGA
- a CDS encoding serine/threonine-protein kinase codes for MEPLGPGEPARAGRYRLLAAVGAGAMGRVLLGVAPDGRLAAVKQVHRQFAHDPGFRERFRREIEVSRLVTGAYTAAVMDAEPFAPVPWLASVFVAGPSLQEAVDATGPLPPAAVRQLAAGLAAALTGIHRAGLVHRDLKPGNVLLAEDGPRVIDFGIARAAEGGTDLTHTGVILGSPAFMSPEQADGRPLTPASDVFSLGALLVLAATGRSPFAGASAPQSLYNVVHTHPDLRALPPDLRALAEPCLAKDPARRPTPAQLLERLGPLPPVQRPWPPAVHALIARRQAEVDAVVAKPPKPRRRGLRIALAAAAAAVVLGGTITAVTLLDDDESATAAPASSAPAATTSAPNPDPLGPDKLRGGDPCAVLPSVPGTGKLTPKIGVHFFACTYETAQGQWLELTIGGPVAAKGTPAGELEGRPLSVEDESTRCTASVPVVDRPAATIGVEAGDAAEKFAKPCDAAKSALGEAVKRLKTMNSPAPQGSLAPVDPCGLVPAATAQRIVGPVTKVEPNGLHECHWQVGGEVTLTLERGTRPFVSKDSYYDSAGTVDLGGVTAFYTTKRFNPAKVLCSLSWAHRAIDEGTSENVTVSYSTSASSLSPEETCRQTQDFAKAARPGLPKL; via the coding sequence GTGGAGCCGTTGGGACCGGGTGAACCGGCGCGGGCTGGGCGGTACCGGCTGCTCGCCGCCGTCGGGGCGGGTGCGATGGGGCGCGTGCTGCTCGGCGTCGCGCCCGACGGCAGGCTCGCCGCCGTCAAGCAGGTGCACCGGCAGTTCGCGCACGACCCCGGCTTCCGCGAACGGTTCCGCCGCGAGATCGAGGTCTCGCGGCTGGTCACGGGTGCCTACACCGCCGCGGTGATGGACGCCGAGCCGTTCGCGCCGGTGCCGTGGCTCGCCTCGGTGTTCGTCGCCGGGCCGTCGCTGCAGGAGGCCGTCGACGCGACCGGGCCGCTGCCGCCCGCCGCGGTCCGGCAGCTCGCCGCCGGGCTGGCGGCCGCGCTGACCGGCATCCACCGGGCCGGGCTGGTGCACCGCGACCTCAAGCCGGGCAACGTCCTGCTCGCCGAAGACGGGCCGCGGGTCATCGACTTCGGCATCGCCCGCGCCGCGGAAGGCGGCACCGACCTGACCCACACCGGCGTCATCCTCGGCTCACCGGCGTTCATGTCGCCGGAGCAGGCCGACGGGCGGCCGCTCACCCCGGCGAGCGACGTCTTCTCCCTCGGCGCCCTGCTCGTCCTCGCCGCCACCGGGCGCAGCCCGTTCGCCGGGGCGTCGGCGCCGCAGTCGCTCTACAACGTCGTCCACACGCACCCGGACCTGCGGGCCCTGCCGCCGGACCTGCGCGCGCTCGCCGAGCCGTGCCTCGCCAAGGACCCCGCCCGGCGTCCGACGCCGGCGCAGCTGCTCGAACGGCTCGGGCCGCTGCCGCCGGTGCAGCGCCCGTGGCCGCCCGCCGTGCACGCGCTGATCGCCCGCCGCCAGGCCGAAGTCGACGCCGTTGTGGCCAAGCCGCCGAAACCGCGACGACGGGGTCTCCGGATCGCGCTCGCCGCCGCCGCGGCCGCCGTCGTCCTGGGCGGCACGATCACCGCCGTCACCCTGCTGGACGACGACGAGAGCGCCACCGCGGCCCCGGCGAGCAGCGCCCCGGCCGCGACGACGTCCGCGCCGAACCCGGACCCGCTGGGCCCGGACAAGCTGCGCGGCGGCGACCCGTGCGCGGTGCTGCCGTCGGTGCCCGGCACCGGGAAGCTCACCCCGAAGATCGGCGTGCACTTCTTCGCCTGCACGTACGAGACCGCGCAGGGCCAGTGGCTCGAGCTGACCATCGGCGGCCCGGTGGCCGCCAAGGGCACGCCCGCCGGGGAGCTCGAAGGCCGTCCGCTCAGCGTCGAAGACGAGTCGACGCGCTGCACCGCGTCGGTGCCCGTCGTGGACCGCCCGGCCGCCACCATCGGCGTCGAAGCCGGTGACGCGGCCGAGAAGTTCGCCAAGCCGTGCGACGCGGCGAAGTCCGCCCTCGGCGAAGCCGTGAAGCGCCTCAAGACCATGAACTCCCCGGCGCCGCAAGGGAGTCTCGCGCCGGTCGACCCGTGCGGGCTCGTCCCGGCGGCGACCGCGCAGCGGATCGTCGGCCCGGTCACCAAGGTCGAGCCGAACGGGCTGCACGAGTGCCACTGGCAGGTCGGCGGCGAGGTGACGCTGACGCTGGAACGCGGCACCCGGCCGTTCGTGTCGAAGGACTCCTACTACGACTCGGCGGGCACCGTCGACCTCGGCGGCGTGACCGCCTTTTACACCACGAAGCGGTTCAACCCGGCGAAAGTGCTGTGCAGCCTGAGCTGGGCGCACCGCGCGATCGACGAAGGAACCTCGGAGAACGTGACCGTCTCCTACAGCACGTCCGCCAGTTCGCTGAGCCCCGAAGAGACCTGCCGGCAGACGCAGGACTTCGCCAAGGCGGCCCGGCCCGGGCTGCCGAAGCTGTGA
- a CDS encoding serine/threonine-protein kinase, translating to MKPLEAGEARTAGKYRLVAELGEGGMGRVLLGVAPDGRLVALKQVHAEFARDPHFRGRFRQEVVASQRVSGAFTAAVMDADPDAETPWLASVFVTGPSLKEAVEATGPLPAEAVRRLAVGLASALIEIHRVGLIHRDLKPGNVLLTGDGPRVIDFGIARATEGGADLTGTGGIVGSPAFMSPEQAESRPLTPASDVFSLGGLLVMAATGRGPFTGSTTAQLLYNVVHAVPDLTGVPPELRALVEPCLAKDPARRPSPQQILDFLGAVPPGSWPPAVHALIDAQDTAIRAALAWPVPEPLPAPPQRRRWVPAVAVLAAVAALAAGSLVAIGLFRADPPPPSQQLDPVSLETLRRTDPCKVLDGVSVPDTGKLQAEPDPLYFDRCDYKTRSGAKIGVKLGDRIYVEGGRPAEDLDGRPVLFSEISGSTCDASVQLPAQPELGVTALAKTCALAKTALRTVLQRLRDGGIGYALPPGTLLALDPCQVAAKPEAVLGPVRQVTLNRLRECEWTATTSLRLTFEKLTVVPEEGTPVDLGGVPATRRETGDSCTVSWNHRQFDAKQAEHVRLFATKPGGGACDAAVAFGTTLAGELPRP from the coding sequence GTGAAGCCGCTCGAAGCGGGCGAGGCCCGCACCGCCGGGAAGTACCGCCTCGTCGCCGAACTCGGCGAGGGCGGCATGGGCCGCGTCCTGCTGGGCGTGGCCCCGGACGGCCGGCTCGTCGCGCTCAAGCAGGTGCACGCCGAGTTCGCGCGCGACCCGCACTTCCGCGGCCGGTTCCGGCAGGAAGTCGTGGCCTCGCAACGGGTTTCCGGGGCGTTCACGGCGGCCGTCATGGACGCCGATCCGGACGCCGAGACGCCGTGGCTGGCCTCGGTGTTCGTCACCGGGCCGTCGCTGAAGGAAGCCGTCGAGGCCACCGGGCCGCTGCCGGCCGAGGCCGTGCGCCGGCTCGCCGTCGGGCTGGCGAGCGCGCTGATCGAGATCCACCGCGTCGGTCTCATCCACCGCGACCTCAAGCCCGGCAACGTCCTGCTCACCGGCGACGGCCCGCGCGTCATCGACTTCGGCATCGCACGCGCGACCGAGGGCGGCGCGGACCTCACCGGCACCGGCGGCATCGTCGGCTCCCCCGCGTTCATGTCCCCGGAACAGGCCGAAAGCCGGCCGCTGACTCCCGCGAGCGACGTCTTCTCCCTCGGCGGCCTGCTCGTCATGGCGGCGACCGGGCGCGGGCCGTTCACCGGCTCCACCACGGCGCAGCTGCTCTACAACGTCGTGCACGCCGTCCCGGACCTGACGGGAGTGCCGCCCGAGCTGCGCGCGCTCGTCGAGCCGTGCCTGGCCAAGGACCCGGCGCGGCGGCCGTCACCCCAGCAGATCCTGGACTTCCTCGGCGCGGTCCCGCCCGGGTCGTGGCCGCCGGCGGTGCACGCGCTGATCGACGCGCAGGACACCGCGATCCGCGCCGCGCTGGCGTGGCCCGTGCCCGAACCGCTGCCCGCCCCGCCCCAGCGGCGCCGCTGGGTGCCGGCCGTCGCGGTACTGGCCGCCGTGGCCGCGCTCGCGGCGGGCAGCCTGGTCGCGATCGGGCTGTTCCGCGCGGATCCCCCGCCGCCGAGCCAGCAGCTGGACCCGGTGAGCCTCGAGACGCTGCGGCGCACGGATCCCTGCAAGGTGCTGGACGGCGTCTCCGTCCCGGACACCGGCAAGCTGCAGGCCGAACCGGATCCGCTGTACTTCGACCGCTGCGACTACAAAACCCGCTCCGGCGCCAAGATCGGCGTCAAGCTGGGCGACCGGATCTACGTCGAGGGCGGCCGGCCCGCCGAGGACCTCGACGGCCGGCCGGTGCTCTTCTCGGAGATCAGCGGCAGCACGTGCGACGCCAGCGTCCAGCTCCCCGCCCAGCCCGAACTCGGCGTGACGGCGCTGGCGAAGACGTGCGCGCTGGCGAAAACCGCGCTCCGCACGGTGCTCCAGCGCCTCCGCGACGGCGGGATCGGCTACGCCCTGCCGCCGGGAACGCTGCTCGCGCTGGATCCGTGCCAGGTGGCCGCGAAGCCCGAGGCCGTGCTCGGGCCCGTCCGCCAGGTGACGCTGAACCGCCTGCGCGAGTGCGAATGGACGGCCACGACGTCGCTGCGGCTGACGTTCGAGAAGCTGACCGTGGTCCCGGAGGAGGGCACCCCGGTCGACCTCGGCGGGGTGCCCGCCACCCGCCGCGAAACCGGCGACAGCTGCACGGTGAGCTGGAACCACCGCCAGTTCGACGCGAAGCAGGCCGAGCACGTCCGGCTCTTCGCGACGAAACCGGGCGGCGGCGCCTGCGACGCGGCGGTGGCGTTCGGCACCACGCTGGCGGGCGAGCTGCCCCGGCCGTGA
- a CDS encoding alpha/beta hydrolase — protein sequence MTYAIDPELLPWLDMLPSVTLTDRESLLAARSSMTELGDVLPSYEPTTAIDVRDTAVPGPSDAPDVPVRVYTPAGRTEAVPGLLYIHGGGFVLGDLDMFHASLLRLVDELGIVIVSVDYRLAPEHPFPAPLEDCYAALTWLEAKADELGVDPARLGVAGESAGGGLSAAVALLARDRGGPALAFQYLGIPELDDRLGTPSMRAYTDTPVWNRPNAVFSWTSYLGEEPGGEGVSPYAAPARATDLAGLPPAFVTTCQFDPLRDEGIEYAQRLAHAGVAVELRHYPGTFHGSGMVEAAAISRRMFADEVDALRRGLRV from the coding sequence ATGACCTACGCGATCGACCCCGAGCTGCTGCCCTGGCTGGACATGCTGCCGTCGGTGACCCTGACCGACCGCGAATCCCTGCTGGCCGCGCGTTCTTCGATGACGGAGCTGGGCGACGTCCTGCCGAGCTACGAACCCACGACCGCGATCGACGTCCGGGACACCGCCGTGCCCGGGCCGTCGGACGCCCCGGACGTGCCGGTGCGCGTCTACACCCCGGCCGGCCGCACCGAAGCCGTCCCCGGCCTGCTCTACATCCACGGCGGCGGGTTCGTCCTCGGCGACCTGGACATGTTCCACGCCTCGCTGCTGCGGCTGGTCGACGAGCTGGGCATCGTGATCGTGTCGGTCGACTACCGGCTCGCGCCCGAGCACCCGTTCCCGGCGCCGCTCGAAGACTGCTACGCGGCCCTGACCTGGCTCGAAGCCAAGGCGGACGAGCTGGGCGTCGACCCGGCCCGCCTCGGTGTCGCCGGCGAGAGCGCGGGTGGCGGGCTTTCGGCGGCCGTCGCCCTGCTGGCCCGTGATCGCGGCGGCCCGGCGCTGGCCTTCCAGTACCTCGGCATCCCCGAACTCGACGACCGGCTCGGCACCCCGTCGATGCGGGCGTACACCGACACCCCGGTGTGGAACCGCCCGAACGCGGTCTTCAGCTGGACGAGCTACCTCGGCGAAGAACCGGGTGGCGAAGGCGTTTCCCCGTACGCGGCCCCGGCCCGCGCCACCGACCTGGCCGGCCTGCCGCCCGCGTTCGTGACGACGTGCCAGTTCGACCCGCTGCGTGACGAAGGCATCGAGTACGCCCAGCGCCTGGCGCACGCTGGGGTCGCCGTCGAGCTCCGCCACTACCCCGGGACGTTCCACGGCTCCGGGATGGTCGAGGCGGCGGCGATCTCGCGCCGGATGTTCGCCGACGAGGTCGACGCCCTGCGCCGCGGGCTCCGCGTCTGA